The following proteins come from a genomic window of Salvia hispanica cultivar TCC Black 2014 chromosome 4, UniMelb_Shisp_WGS_1.0, whole genome shotgun sequence:
- the LOC125222773 gene encoding protein LNK1-like isoform X1: MSERDSTPGAPSGIFSSSTDAESTKEASGLASEKTTSSTNVHESSNADTHGNQFCVDGTVVGVGTTGFKTNSSTDPLGDITHAGNNLNFFENDEVKDSSDFFNFGWPEIENFEDVDRIFRSCDSTFGLGASREDEFPWYSASDNIGGTGELVNSDVKFPSPELNSLENISSNHGFLKAHSSNDGAVMGAPIRLRDNSWISEKPDSYVSFSDGPAIANGEQEFTPRSHLNGHQKQVKQNQSSGKIKEHNYGHGTSKLPDEIVQSPSRAKSHQAFSFQQQPKNVLPTESCNYLQNHLSYVHPDNSHSSDLTSLNPTPSAVKTEANELTSSSTRDSSHTSNLLPSVDGSHDHPLPPPVPTGTGKGVKLHSRHGSQSLANSNIKPASLVVQATSSDPGSLTEEAHYARDKSDNHNDSAEVCHFVPAELGFSNAQESSTSSDMDDVSLEAASFRQLQLVMEKLDLRTKICIRDSLYRLARSAEQRHSHANSNSSFDDGRDASGTLVTEGEKSFMDIETNTNPVDRSVAHLLFHRPSESSPAPAQDSLPFKSPSMVRGSDTSRPALKTLMDSEEADVTQRSLTTDCKQLPSQR; encoded by the exons ATGTCGGAAAGAGATTCTACACCGGGGGCACCAAGTGGTATATTCTCTTCCTCAACAGATGCTGAATCGACCAAAGAAGCATCTGGTTTAGCTTCTGAGAAAACCACATCCTCAACTAATGTTCATGAAAGTAGTAATGCGGATACTCATGGTAAtcaattttgtgttgatgGTACCGTTGTTGGTGTTGGGACCACTGGCTTTAAAACCAACTCCTCCACTGATCCTCTTGGTGACATAACTCATGCTGGCAACAATCTCAATTTCTTTGAAAATGATGAAGTCAAAGATTCAAGtgatttctttaattttggttGGCCTGAAATAGAGAACTTTGAAGACGTTGACAGGATATTTAG GAGTTGTGACTCAACATTTGGACTTGGGGCCAGTAGAGAGGATGAATTTCCTTGGTATTCAGCATCAGATAACATAGGAGGCACTGGAGAACTTGTCAATTCAGACGTGAAATTTCCATCACCTGAGTTGAATTCTCTGGAAAATATCTCATCAAACCATGGTTTTCTAAAGGCCCATTCTTCAAATGATGGTGCCGTGATGGGTGCACCTATCAGGCTTAGAGACAATTCCTGGATCTCAGAGAAACCTGATTCTTACGTGTCTTTTTCGGATGGACCTGCTATTGCAAATGGCGAGCAAGAGTTTACACCTAGATCACAT CTGAACGGGCACCAGAAGCAGGTGAAACAGAACCAGTCCagtggaaaaataaaagagcaTAATTATGGACATGGTACAAGTAAACTTCCGGACGAGATAGTGCAATCCCCTTCTAGGGCCAAGTCTCATCAAGCTTTCTCATTCCAGCAACAACCGAAAAATGTTTTGCCTACAGAATCCTgtaattatttacaaaatcacCTTTCGTATGTGCATCCAGATAACAGTCATTCATCTGATCTGACATCACTAAATCCAACACCTTCTGCTGTCAAAACCGAGGCAAATGAGTTGACATCTTCATCAACCAGAGATTCTTCCCATACATCAAATCTGTTACCATCTGTCGATGGCTCTCATGACCATCCTCTTCCTCCGCCAGTTCCAACAGGAACTGGAAAAGGAGTAAAGCTACATAGTCGTCATGGTAGTCAATCTTTGGCCAACAGCAATATAAAGCCTGCAAGCTTAGTGGTGCAAGCCACCTCAAGCGATCCTGGTTCTCTGACAGAAGAAGCCCATTATGCCAGAGATAAGTCAGACAATCATAATGATTCGGCAGAAGTCTGCCACTTTGTTCCAGCAGAATTAGGATTCTCAAATGCTCAAGAAAGCTCAACAAGTTCTGACATGGATGATGTTTCTCTGGAAGCAGCTAGTTTTCGCCAGCTTCAGCTTGTTATGGAGAAG TTGGATTTGAGAACAAAGATATGCATAAGAGACAGTTTGTACCGTCTCGCTCGGAGTGCTGAACAAAGGCACAGCCATGCAAACTCAAACAGCAGCTTCGATGATGGAAGAGATGCCTCTGGAACATTAGTAactgaaggagaaaaaag CTTCATGGATATCGAAACAAATACAAATCCCGTTGATCGTTCAGTAGCACACTTGCTGTTTCACAGACCTTCCGAGTCATCCCCTGCGCCTGCCCAGGATTCATTACCATTCAAGTCACCAAGCATG GTACGTGGATCCGACACAAGTAGACCTGCATTGAAGACCTTGATGGACAGTGAAGAGGCAGATGTTACACAAAGGTCTCTGACCACTGACTGCAAACAATTACCCTCACAGAGATGA
- the LOC125222773 gene encoding protein LNK1-like isoform X2 — translation MSERDSTPGAPSGIFSSSTDAESTKEASGLASEKTTSSTNVHESSNADTHGNQFCVDGTVVGVGTTGFKTNSSTDPLGDITHAGNNLNFFENDEVKDSSDFFNFGWPEIENFEDVDRIFRSCDSTFGLGASREDEFPWYSASDNIGGTGELVNSDVKFPSPELNSLENISSNHGFLKAHSSNDGAVMGAPIRLRDNSWISEKPDSYVSFSDGPAIANGEQEFTPRSHLNGHQKQVKQNQSSGKIKEHNYGHGTSKLPDEIVQSPSRAKSHQAFSFQQQPKNVLPTESCNYLQNHLSYVHPDNSHSSDLTSLNPTPSAVKTEANELTSSSTRDSSHTSNLLPSVDGSHDHPLPPPVPTGTGKGVKLHSRHGSQSLANSNIKPASLVVQATSSDPGSLTEEAHYARDKSDNHNDSAEVCHFVPAELGFSNAQESSTSSDMDDVSLEAASFRQLQLVMEKLDLRTKICIRDSLYRLARSAEQRHSHANSNSSFDDGRDASGTLVTEGEKSFMDIETNTNPVDRSVAHLLFHRPSESSPAPAQDSLPFKSPSM, via the exons ATGTCGGAAAGAGATTCTACACCGGGGGCACCAAGTGGTATATTCTCTTCCTCAACAGATGCTGAATCGACCAAAGAAGCATCTGGTTTAGCTTCTGAGAAAACCACATCCTCAACTAATGTTCATGAAAGTAGTAATGCGGATACTCATGGTAAtcaattttgtgttgatgGTACCGTTGTTGGTGTTGGGACCACTGGCTTTAAAACCAACTCCTCCACTGATCCTCTTGGTGACATAACTCATGCTGGCAACAATCTCAATTTCTTTGAAAATGATGAAGTCAAAGATTCAAGtgatttctttaattttggttGGCCTGAAATAGAGAACTTTGAAGACGTTGACAGGATATTTAG GAGTTGTGACTCAACATTTGGACTTGGGGCCAGTAGAGAGGATGAATTTCCTTGGTATTCAGCATCAGATAACATAGGAGGCACTGGAGAACTTGTCAATTCAGACGTGAAATTTCCATCACCTGAGTTGAATTCTCTGGAAAATATCTCATCAAACCATGGTTTTCTAAAGGCCCATTCTTCAAATGATGGTGCCGTGATGGGTGCACCTATCAGGCTTAGAGACAATTCCTGGATCTCAGAGAAACCTGATTCTTACGTGTCTTTTTCGGATGGACCTGCTATTGCAAATGGCGAGCAAGAGTTTACACCTAGATCACAT CTGAACGGGCACCAGAAGCAGGTGAAACAGAACCAGTCCagtggaaaaataaaagagcaTAATTATGGACATGGTACAAGTAAACTTCCGGACGAGATAGTGCAATCCCCTTCTAGGGCCAAGTCTCATCAAGCTTTCTCATTCCAGCAACAACCGAAAAATGTTTTGCCTACAGAATCCTgtaattatttacaaaatcacCTTTCGTATGTGCATCCAGATAACAGTCATTCATCTGATCTGACATCACTAAATCCAACACCTTCTGCTGTCAAAACCGAGGCAAATGAGTTGACATCTTCATCAACCAGAGATTCTTCCCATACATCAAATCTGTTACCATCTGTCGATGGCTCTCATGACCATCCTCTTCCTCCGCCAGTTCCAACAGGAACTGGAAAAGGAGTAAAGCTACATAGTCGTCATGGTAGTCAATCTTTGGCCAACAGCAATATAAAGCCTGCAAGCTTAGTGGTGCAAGCCACCTCAAGCGATCCTGGTTCTCTGACAGAAGAAGCCCATTATGCCAGAGATAAGTCAGACAATCATAATGATTCGGCAGAAGTCTGCCACTTTGTTCCAGCAGAATTAGGATTCTCAAATGCTCAAGAAAGCTCAACAAGTTCTGACATGGATGATGTTTCTCTGGAAGCAGCTAGTTTTCGCCAGCTTCAGCTTGTTATGGAGAAG TTGGATTTGAGAACAAAGATATGCATAAGAGACAGTTTGTACCGTCTCGCTCGGAGTGCTGAACAAAGGCACAGCCATGCAAACTCAAACAGCAGCTTCGATGATGGAAGAGATGCCTCTGGAACATTAGTAactgaaggagaaaaaag CTTCATGGATATCGAAACAAATACAAATCCCGTTGATCGTTCAGTAGCACACTTGCTGTTTCACAGACCTTCCGAGTCATCCCCTGCGCCTGCCCAGGATTCATTACCATTCAAGTCACCAAGCATG TAG
- the LOC125219972 gene encoding LOW QUALITY PROTEIN: pumilio homolog 9-like (The sequence of the model RefSeq protein was modified relative to this genomic sequence to represent the inferred CDS: inserted 1 base in 1 codon) produces MFEGVKIHPRAGESMKGDDDDELEMLLGKISRAAEPFNLHSDAHRHQHQSGNRVDRGCGYGFRYGHASRVVHRRNSHGCGYGDGEELFERAYARESSSPVSGFPVKPTDGSSSSLFRDGVRSLYGTGSHLEELKPFRPDENKLFGDFDLSRNFSKMYVTEEEEFPNGAQSCEAASNGGVLMNFESYEAFDDRRKGFLGRGGFSFSSARGHSRIQGENGSAFSEMQHDSRSGDLWYSPGRFDGMFSPSGFGGNVFGDGSYPQGFVVPGGSSGLKRSSVGDAFRCASRNGMNLVDGRDAFCSPNVVQLTRILPRCGEENVHQYQPSVPNGRTKVPPQVRVPQVGIDTFSSEDSLIIQGEGVNYGVDRGHKHLRGNNPRGLHHQKNAAEKTQERLLLNGCLGVAAVRDGYHSPRMVCPPSVPSKCSSLADAQGFIHDIAKDQHGCRFXQRIFEQGTSQDVQIIFNEIIDHVAELMVNPFGNYLMQKLLEVCNEEQKTRILLRLTEERGELVRISLNTHGTRVVQKLIETLKTRQQISLVISALEPGFLALIKNLNGNHVVQRCLQCFTTEDSKFIFVGAAKYCLDIAMHQHGCCVLQRCITHSTGEFRENLVAEISANGLLLAQDAFGNYVVQFILELKIPSATSKLTRQFEGNYVHLSRQKFSSHVIEKCLVVCNDETRSKIIHELLSAPYFEQLLQDPHANYVVQTALRVTEGSLHRSLLNAIESYKMVSRNSPYSKRIFSQKVLKR; encoded by the exons atGTTTGAGGGAGTGAAGATTCATCCGAGGGCTGGGGAGAGCATGAAGGgagacgatgatgatgagCTGGAAATGCTACTCGGTAAGATCTCTCGTGCGGCGGAACCGTTTAATCTCCATTCCGATGCGCATCGCCATCAGCATCAGAGTGGTAATCGTGTCGATCGCGGCTGTGGCTATGGATTTCGTTATGGTCATGCATCACGTGTGGTTCACCGAAGGAATAGCCATGGCTGTGGCTATGGCGATGGGGAAGAGCTCTTTGAGCGCGCCTATGCGCGTGAGAGTTCTTCCCCTGTTAGTGGATTTCCTGTGAAACCTACGGATGGTTCGTCGTCGAGTCTGTTCCGTGACGGCGTGCGGTCGTTGTATGGGACTGGATCGCATTTGGAGGAACTGAAACCCTTTCGGCCGGATGAGAACAAATTGTTTggtgattttgatttgtcgagaaattttagtaaaatgtACGTTACTGAAGAGGAGGAGTTCCCTAACGGTGCCCAATCTTGTGAGGCAGCTTCGAATGGAGGGGTTCTGATGAATTTTGAGAGTTACGAGGCGTTTGATGATCGTAGGAAGGGGTTTTTGGGGCGTGGGGGGTTTAGCTTCTCCAGTGCCAGAGGGCATTCGAGGATTCAGGGGGAGAACGGTTCTGCATTTTCGGAAATGCAGCATGATTCTAGGAGTGGTGATCTGTGGTATTCACCTGGTCGGTTTGATGGAATGTTTTCCCCGTCAGGTTTTGGAGGTAATGTGTTTGGAGATGGCAGTTACCCTCAGGGGTTTGTGGTACCGGGCGGGTCCTCGGGTTTAAAGAGGTCTTCAGTTGGTGATGCTTTTCGTTGTGCTTCACGAAATGGGATGAATCTGGTTGACGGAAGGGATGCTTTTTGTTCACCTAATGTGGTTCAGTTGACACGCATTCTGCCACGTTGTGGTGAAGAAAATGTACATCAGTACCAGCCATCAGTGCCTAATGGACGAACAAAAGTGCCTCCCCAAGTTAGAGTGCCTCAAGTGGGTATTGATACCTTTTCCAGTGAGGATAGTTTGATCATTCAGGGGGAGGGTGTAAATTATGGGGTGGATAGAGGACACAAGCATTTAAGGGGAAACAATCCGAGGGGACTTCATCATCAGAAGAATGCTGCTGAGAAGACTCAAGAGAGGTTGCTGCTAAATGGCTGTCTTGGTGTTGCTGCAGTTCGCGATGGTTACCACAGTCCAAGGATGGTCTGTCCTCCCTCTGTACCTTCAAAGTGTAGCTCCCTTGCAGACGCTCAGGGGTTCATACATGACATTGCAAAGGACCAGCATGGCTGTCGAT TGCAAAGGATATTTGAACAAGGAACTTCTCAAGATGTGCAGATAATATTCAATGAGATAATTGACCATGTTGCTGAGCTTATGGTTAATCCGTTTGGAAACTATCTTATGCAAAAATTATTGGAAGTATGCAATGAAGAGCAGAAAACGCGCATATTGCTAAGGTTGACTGAGGAGCGGGGGGAACTTGTTAGGATCTCTCTGAACACGCATGG CACTCGGGTGGTTCAGAAATTAATCGAGACACTTAAAACAAGACAACAAATATCACTTGTTATTTCAGCTCTTGAGCCTGGTTTCCTTGCACTTATCAAGAACTTAAATGGTAATCATGTTGTTCAGCGGTGCTTGCAATGCTTCACTACAGAAGATAGTAAG TTCATTTTTGTTGGTGCTGCAAAGTACTGTCTGGATATTGCAATGCACCAGCATGGGTGCTGCGTTCTGCAGCGATGCATCACACATTCCACGGGAGAATTTCGAGAAAATTTGGTTGCTGAGATTTCAGCAAATGGACTCCTACTTGCTCAAGATGCATTCGG AAATTATGTCGTTCAGTTCATATTGGAACTCAAGATCCCATCCGCCACATCCAAGCTGACTCGCCAGTTTGAGGGTAACTATGTGCACCTATCCAGACAAAAGTTTAGCAGCCATGTAATTGAAAAGTGCCTTGTAGTATGTAATGATGAAACACGGTCAAAGATCATCCATGAATTGCTCTCTGCCCCTTACTTTGAGCAGTTGCTTCAGGATCctcatgcaaattatgttgTCCAGACTGCTCTTCGAGTTACTGAG GGATCTCTACACAGGTCTTTACTTAATGCAATCGAATCGTACAAGATGGTCTCAAGGAATAGTCCCTATTCCAAGAGGATCTTCTCTCAAAAGGTTTTGAAGAGGTGA
- the LOC125221991 gene encoding CD2 antigen cytoplasmic tail-binding protein 2 isoform X2 — protein MAEEGSSRGGLKRSFVEDDESSKPPAEKRVRFPKGKKVKQGDHVAGAAPGDDAPVAKDPSVAARNRAVRRSKFQKVLSEEYADAETFGFATDVRKAEFKYQDTEEFIDEGVPLEPFNLEQEREEGYFDDNGNYVEYMNKQIKDAWLDGVDLCEKYVEKSSTPMNNDEKPHDLSTEELAVINRRIADALEPGETVLRALRRLKGSTDKRQKMSAETKNLFDQLTEDAMKLMENGDYNVYDEKQEHFEREAEGYEKLVNARKHGLPEGLGKETSEDMFDMFGDDEGKAADTPATTGNGSFSSQAVEGGEMQNDYVYDDSTGNLGYYYDPSTGLYGCAATGKWYSYNEESGAYDEIQQDVDANAAGMS, from the exons ATGGCGGAAGAAGGATCATCGCGCGGCGGCCTGAAGCGCTCCTTCGTCGAAGACGATGAATCAAGCAAACCTCCTGC GGAGAAGAGGGTGAGGTTTCCTAAAGGGAAGAAGGTGAAGCAGGGGGATCATGTTGCAGGTGCTGCACCGGGAGACGATGCTCCAGTTGCGAAGGATCCTAGCGTTGCTGCCAGAAATCGTGCCGTGAGAAGGAGTAAGTTTCAGAAAGTGCTTAGTGAAGAGTATGCTGATGCTGAAACCTTTGGTTTTGCAACTGATGTGAGGAAAGCAGAATTCAAGTACCAG GACACTGAGGAATTTATTGATGAAGGCGTCCCATTAGAACCTTTTAATCTCGaacaagagagagaagagggcTACTTTGATGATAATGGAAATTACGTTGAATACATGAATAAGCAAATTAAG GATGCCTGGCTTGATGGTGTGGATTTGTGTGAAAAGTATGTTGAAAAGAGCTCTACGCCCATGAATAATGATGAGAAACCTCATGACCTATCAACCGAAGAGCTTGCAGTAATTAATCGGCGGATTGCAGATGCTCTTGAACCTGGAGAAACA GTTTTGCGTGCTTTGAGGAGATTAAAGGGTTCAACTGATAAGAGGCAAAAGATGTCTGCAGAAACCAAAAATCTGTTTGACCAGCTAACTGAAGATGCCATGAAACTGATGGAGAATGGCGATTATA ATGTCTATGATGAAAAGCAGGAACATTTTGAGCGTGAAGCAG AGGGTTATGAGAAATTAGTCAATGCTAGAAAGCATGGTCTCCCAGAAGGTCTGGGCAAAGAGACATCTGAAGACATGTTTGATATGTTTGGAGACGATGAAGGGAAGGCTGCGGATACTCCCGCCACTACTGGGAATGGGTCGTTTTCATCCCAGGCCGTTGAGG GTGGAGAGATGCAAAATGACTATGTATATGATGATTCTACTGG CAATTTGGGCTACTATTATGATCCATCCACGGGATTGTATGGCTGTGCAGCAACTGGGAAATG GTATTCTTATAACGAAGAATCAGGGGCGTACGATGAAATTCAACAGGATGTGGATGCGAATGCTGCCGGGATGAGTTGA
- the LOC125221991 gene encoding CD2 antigen cytoplasmic tail-binding protein 2 isoform X1 — protein MAEEGSSRGGLKRSFVEDDESSKPPAEKRVRFPKGKKVKQGDHVAGAAPGDDAPVAKDPSVAARNRAVRRSKFQKVLSEEYADAETFGFATDVRKAEFKYQDTEEFIDEGVPLEPFNLEQEREEGYFDDNGNYVEYMNKQIKDAWLDGVDLCEKYVEKSSTPMNNDEKPHDLSTEELAVINRRIADALEPGETVLRALRRLKGSTDKRQKMSAETKNLFDQLTEDAMKLMENGDYNVYDEKQEHFEREAEGYEKLVNARKHGLPEGLGKETSEDMFDMFGDDEGKAADTPATTGNGSFSSQAVEGGEMQNDYVYDDSTGYYYNSNLGYYYDPSTGLYGCAATGKWYSYNEESGAYDEIQQDVDANAAGMS, from the exons ATGGCGGAAGAAGGATCATCGCGCGGCGGCCTGAAGCGCTCCTTCGTCGAAGACGATGAATCAAGCAAACCTCCTGC GGAGAAGAGGGTGAGGTTTCCTAAAGGGAAGAAGGTGAAGCAGGGGGATCATGTTGCAGGTGCTGCACCGGGAGACGATGCTCCAGTTGCGAAGGATCCTAGCGTTGCTGCCAGAAATCGTGCCGTGAGAAGGAGTAAGTTTCAGAAAGTGCTTAGTGAAGAGTATGCTGATGCTGAAACCTTTGGTTTTGCAACTGATGTGAGGAAAGCAGAATTCAAGTACCAG GACACTGAGGAATTTATTGATGAAGGCGTCCCATTAGAACCTTTTAATCTCGaacaagagagagaagagggcTACTTTGATGATAATGGAAATTACGTTGAATACATGAATAAGCAAATTAAG GATGCCTGGCTTGATGGTGTGGATTTGTGTGAAAAGTATGTTGAAAAGAGCTCTACGCCCATGAATAATGATGAGAAACCTCATGACCTATCAACCGAAGAGCTTGCAGTAATTAATCGGCGGATTGCAGATGCTCTTGAACCTGGAGAAACA GTTTTGCGTGCTTTGAGGAGATTAAAGGGTTCAACTGATAAGAGGCAAAAGATGTCTGCAGAAACCAAAAATCTGTTTGACCAGCTAACTGAAGATGCCATGAAACTGATGGAGAATGGCGATTATA ATGTCTATGATGAAAAGCAGGAACATTTTGAGCGTGAAGCAG AGGGTTATGAGAAATTAGTCAATGCTAGAAAGCATGGTCTCCCAGAAGGTCTGGGCAAAGAGACATCTGAAGACATGTTTGATATGTTTGGAGACGATGAAGGGAAGGCTGCGGATACTCCCGCCACTACTGGGAATGGGTCGTTTTCATCCCAGGCCGTTGAGG GTGGAGAGATGCAAAATGACTATGTATATGATGATTCTACTGG ATATTACTACAACAGCAATTTGGGCTACTATTATGATCCATCCACGGGATTGTATGGCTGTGCAGCAACTGGGAAATG GTATTCTTATAACGAAGAATCAGGGGCGTACGATGAAATTCAACAGGATGTGGATGCGAATGCTGCCGGGATGAGTTGA
- the LOC125221990 gene encoding pentatricopeptide repeat-containing protein At5g04780, mitochondrial-like codes for MKFLHRKTKSCITFSFHQKRISTICTAKIDQQNQEEEESHIWVCTRQAFLQIQQTIVQKCAKQRAIQPGKSSHAQIIHFGLQSDTSTSNMLINFYSKCGAVDHARKVFDEMRLRSVVSWNTMIGAYSQNSYGNGEAAVSLFARMLREGSELSEFALSSVLCACASNFLPCESKQLHVLVVKSSMESNAFVGTALLDVYAKCRFIDDALHVFEAMPEKSDVTWSSMMAGFVQNDLYEEALRLFLAAQRNGVEMNVFMISSVLCASAALAALVQGRQVHAVVCKAGFGANEYVVSSLVDVYARCGSINQSHSVFSEAEKRNVILWNTMISGFARHARPLEAMMLFEKMQQAFLYPSEVTYVSILSACAHMGLAEKGRRYFDMMKEQGLNPGAVHYSCMVDILGRTGRIDEAMDMIEKMPFEATASMWGSLLASCRVHKNVEVAEVAARKLFKIEPNNAGNHVLLSNVYAASGRWDDVASARKLLKSSEVKKERGKSWIEIKDTVHSFMVGERSHPRMGEIYARLDDLLEEMEKSGFRGLVEHDLHDVEDDCKRELLKHHSEKLAFTFGLMCLPRFVPIRIMKNLRICGDCHQFMKVASAVTGREIVVRDNNRFHHFKEGVCSCGEFW; via the coding sequence ATGAAATTCTTGCACAGAAAAACTAAATCTTGCATAACATTCAGCTTTCATCAAAAACGCATTTCAACAATCTGCACAGCTAAAATTGaccaacaaaatcaagaagaagaagaatccCATATTTGGGTATGCACAAGACAAgcttttcttcaaattcagcAAACCATCGTTCAAAAATGCGCCAAACAGAGAGCAATCCAGCCCGGAAAATCCTCCCACGCACAGATCATCCATTTCGGCTTGCAATCAGACACTTCCACTTCCAACATGCTCATCAATTTCTACTCCAAATGCGGCGCCGTGGATCATGCCCGCAAGGTGTTCGACGAAATGCGCCTGCGAAGCGTGGTTTCATGGAACACCATGATCGGCGCCTACTCTCAAAACAGCTACGGCAACGGCGAAGCAGCTGTGTCTCTATTCGCCCGGATGCTCAGAGAAGGATCGGAGTTGAGTGAATTCGCCTTGTCTAGCGTGCTATGCGCTTGCGCCTCGAATTTTTTGCCCTGTGAGAGCAAACAGTTACATGTCTTGGTTGTTAAGTCGTCGATGGAGTCGAATGCCTTCGTTGGCACGGCTTTGCTCGATGTTTATGCGAAATGCCGATTCATCGACGACGCATTGCACGTGTTTGAGGCCATGCCGGAGAAGAGTGACGTGACGTGGAGCTCGATGATGGCTGGATTCGTGCAGAACGATCTGTACGAGGAGGCGTTGAGATTGTTTCTCGCAGCGCAGAGAAATGGAGTCGAGATGAATGTTTTCATGATCTCCTCTGTTCTCTGTGCCTCGGCTGCCTTGGCGGCGTTGGTACAAGGGAGGCAAGTGCACGCAGTCGTGTGTAAGGCCGGTTTTGGTGCAAACGAGTACGTTGTTTCTTCTCTCGTCGATGTTTATGCAAGATGTGGTAGCATTAATCAGTCTCACTCTGTTTTCTCCGAAGCAGAGAAGAGAAATGTGATCCTTTGGAACACGATGATCTCGGGCTTTGCAAGGCACGCTAGGCCCTTGGAGGCTATGATGCTGTTCGAGAAGATGCAACAGGCGTTTCTGTATCCGAGTGAGGTAACTTATGTCTCTATCTTATCTGCTTGCGCTCACATGGGATTGGCTGAGAAGGGGCGGAGGTATTTTGACATGATGAAGGAGCAAGGCTTGAATCCGGGCGCTGTGCATTACTCGTGTATGGTTGATATCCTAGGTAGAACGGGGAGGATTGACGAGGCCATGGATATGATTGAGAAAATGCCGTTTGAGGCCACTGCGTCCATGTGGGGATCGCTCTTGGCCTCATGCAGAGTTCATAAAAACGTAGAGGTGGCAGAGGTTGCTGCAAGAAAATTGTTCAAGATCGAGCCTAACAACGCTGGGAATCATGTTTTGCTGTCAAACGTATATGCTGCAAGCGGGAGGTGGGACGACGTTGCATCAGCAAGGAAACTGCTCAAGAGTAGTGAAGTTAAGAAGGAGAGGGGGAAGAGCTGGATTGAGATCAAAGACACTGTTCACTCGTTCATGGTCGGGGAGAGGAGCCATCCGCGGATGGGGGAGATATACGCGAGGCTGGATGATTTGCTCGAGGAGATGGAGAAGTCGGGGTTCAGAGGGCTAGTTGAGCACGATCTGCACGATGTGGAGGATGATTGCAAGAGGGAGCTGCTGAAGCATCATAGTGAGAAGCTGGCTTTTACTTTCGGGTTGATGTGTTTGCCTCGGTTTGTTCCGATAAGGATCATGAAGAATCTGAGGATTTGTGGGGACTGCCATCAGTTTATGAAGGTTGCTTCGGCTGTAACGGGGCGCGAGATCGTGGTGAGGGATAATAATCGGTTTCACCATTTCAAGGAGGGGGTGTGTTCGTGTGGAGAATTTTGGTGA